Proteins from a single region of Acidimicrobiia bacterium:
- a CDS encoding cytochrome c-type biogenesis CcmF C-terminal domain-containing protein, translated as GVVLIAVVLAVSSAYGANREVRLERGESAVVSGYTFTFLGSKIDRSAQKTTVSAAVRVRRGDQVLGVYAPAISTFPNSTQGIGTPSVHTGPVEDVYLTLVSSPGNGGRITLGVRVNPMILWLWIGGGVMALGTILALSPRLRRRPRTPVPADPQVEFDDPVLEELPAEEVPA; from the coding sequence TCGGGGTGGTGTTGATCGCGGTGGTGTTGGCGGTGTCGTCGGCCTACGGCGCGAACCGGGAGGTCCGGCTCGAGCGCGGCGAGTCGGCAGTGGTGTCGGGGTACACGTTCACGTTCCTCGGTTCGAAGATCGACCGGTCGGCGCAGAAGACCACCGTGTCGGCCGCCGTGCGCGTGCGGCGCGGCGATCAGGTGCTCGGCGTGTACGCGCCCGCGATCTCCACGTTCCCCAACAGCACCCAAGGGATCGGCACCCCGTCGGTGCACACCGGTCCCGTCGAAGACGTGTACCTCACGCTGGTGTCGTCGCCGGGCAACGGCGGCCGCATCACGCTCGGGGTGCGCGTGAACCCGATGATCCTGTGGTTGTGGATCGGCGGCGGGGTGATGGCGCTCGGCACGATCCTGGCGCTGTCGCCGCGGCTGCGGCGCCGGCCGCGCACCCCGGTGCCGGCTGATCCCCAGGTTGAGTTCGACGATCCCGTGCTCGAGGAGCTTCCGGCCGAAGAGGTGCCGGCGTGA
- a CDS encoding TlpA disulfide reductase family protein — MKHPARWVALAVAVVVVVLGVVLALNVGNDPQIESQKNRLVGRDAPTFNLPTLTAERVTRDGLAGKAVIVNFWNTWCIPCQKELPSLKAFYDAHADDPDFAMVGIVRDEPKSKAGIENYVREHGMGWTIALDPTAKAALDFGTRGQPETFAITPDGQIVGFQLAEVSVSNLEEMLAAARGRQ; from the coding sequence GTGAAGCACCCGGCACGGTGGGTCGCGCTGGCGGTTGCGGTCGTGGTCGTCGTGCTCGGTGTCGTGCTCGCGCTCAACGTGGGCAACGACCCGCAGATCGAATCGCAGAAGAACCGTCTCGTGGGTCGCGACGCGCCCACGTTCAACCTGCCCACGCTCACCGCCGAGCGCGTCACGCGCGACGGGCTCGCGGGAAAGGCCGTGATCGTGAACTTCTGGAACACGTGGTGCATCCCGTGCCAGAAGGAGCTGCCGTCGCTCAAGGCCTTCTACGACGCGCACGCCGACGATCCCGACTTCGCGATGGTCGGCATCGTCCGGGACGAGCCGAAGAGCAAGGCGGGGATCGAGAACTACGTGCGCGAGCACGGCATGGGCTGGACGATCGCGCTCGACCCCACCGCGAAAGCGGCGCTCGACTTCGGGACGAGAGGCCAGCCGGAGACGTTCGCGATCACACCCGACGGACAGATCGTCGGCTTCCAGCTCGCCGAGGTCAGCGTGTCGAACCTCGAGGAGATGCTTGCCGCCGCGCGCGGCCGGCAGTGA